The following coding sequences are from one Eucalyptus grandis isolate ANBG69807.140 chromosome 11, ASM1654582v1, whole genome shotgun sequence window:
- the LOC120289395 gene encoding uncharacterized protein At1g28695-like, which produces MDHLKDRGTHLVIACLLLVGLLYNCFNSTPTGTHLLFQLPGKNTHPSIVSGSNATEYRDELEEALPKASRPSKTMIIAMVNDAYVEGDKPMLDLFLDGFWLGEDTRTLVHNLYWWQSTRWHSSDACF; this is translated from the exons ATGGATCATCTGAAAGATCGAGGCACTCACTTGGTCATTGCATGTCTTCTCTTGGTGGGTCTTCTGTACAATTGCTTCAACTCGACTCCAACGGGCACTCACCTCCTCTTTCAGCTCCCAGGCAAGAACACTCATCCCTCCATCGTTTCG GGATCAAACGCAACCGAGTACAGGGATGAGCTTGAGGAAGCATTGCCTAAGGCGTCAAGGCCAAGCAAGACGATGATCATAGCGATGGTGAATGACGCTTATGTAGAAGGGGATAAGCCGATGCTCGACTTGTTCTTGGACGGGTTTTGGCTGGGGGAGGACACACGCACCCTAGTCCACAATCTTTATTGGTGGCAATCGACCAGATGGCATTCGAGCGATGCTTGTTTCTGA